Part of the Methanofastidiosum sp. genome is shown below.
TTGTTACTCCAAATGCCACTAGAAGTAAAGCCAATGGAAATGCCATTAATCTCTGTATTACTGTAGATTTATCTGTCATTTCTGGAGTTTCTTTTTTCTTAAATCCTTTTAGTGAACCCCATCCAAATACCACAGTTGTTGTTATAACTGCAGTTATAAGAATAAAAGTTTCTCCCAATGTATCGTATCCTCTAAAATCAAAGAGGATGACTGTAATAACATTAGGTGCAATATTACCGCTATACAAATTGTAAAGGTGACTCATTCCAGGTATTACATAATCACTGAACTGGTAAAGAGTTCTCAATATAACAAATGAAGCTATAATTAGAGATACTCCGGCAATTATGTTTCTTCCTTGTTGGTAATCAGTTGTTTTCACTTAAATCCCTCCCAAGAATACTATAAATAGAACTGCAAGAGTTAGGGCCACATAGAAAGAAGACAGATTAATGGAATCAGTATTTTCTTTCTCTACTTTGAAAACTGTTGGTACTGTGAATAAAATTCCGGCCAAAAGTATTACAGCGCCGAATCCCAATATAGTTGAATTTGCTGTTCTCAAAATCATTATTGCCCCTATTAGGAGAAATGATAACATTAGGAATTCTGATGTAAGGGCACTTCCAATGCCCATCCCTTGTCCTTTATCTTTCATCTTCTCATGGAATATTTCGTATACTTTATCTAACAATTATCACACCCCCAAGGAAACAACAAAATTGTATATAGGATCATAGATCATATGTGGGAACAATCCTATTGCAAGGCACGCTAGTATTAGTACTACTATAATGGCTTTGAACATATTTCCTCTTACCTCAGGATCAAATTCGACTTTTGACCCTGGTTTCATGAAAATCATGTAGAATGCCTTAATTATTGCTACAAATGTTGCTAAACTCAATAATATGATTAGTATAGCAAGTTCAGGTGCTCCTGCTTGAGTTGCAGCTTGGATTAATCTCCATTCGCTTTGATATGAATTAAATGGTGGAACTCCAGATATAGCTAGAGTTGCTAATAACATCACAAATCCAACTAAAGGAACTACTTGTAGTCCTTCTCCAAGTTCATCTAATTTTGTTGTTTTGAATTTATCATAGACAAAACTTGCAACAAAGAATAGAATTGCCATGCTTAAAACATCATTTACTGCATGGAAAATACCTGCTGCGATACCAAATGTAGTTCCAAGGCCTAAACCTATTCCAACAAGCCCTGCCTGAGATACTGCTACAAATGATAGGAGCTTTCTGAGTTCAACTTGCTGCAATGCCATAACAGATCCTATTACGACTGTAAATATGGCAAATCCCAACATTACAGATTTTAGGAGGGCAAATCCAGAGAAAACTCTGAAGAGAATTATGGCCATAGCTACAAGTACTATCTTAGATTGAACTTGCAGTAATGCAGATATTTCAGGTTTTGCATTTTCATACATATTGGATTTTATTATGTGAAATGGGAAAAGACCTGATTCATATAGCCATCCTAAAGTCAATAGCGCTGCTGCAGAGAGTCCAATTGGATTTAATGCTCCGCCCGCTTTAATGGCGTTTGATAAGTCTGTTATATTAAGAAGTCCGTATGAACCTAACAGAAGAGCTATACCCAATAATATTGAGGCTCCTGAAATTGTTCCGAAAATCATGTATTTGAATCCTGCTTTGAAACTTTTTGTTTCTTGAACTGCAATTACAAGAGCTACTTGTGCAACTACTAAAACTTCAGTGAAAACGAAGAAGTTGAATATATCATCAGCCAATACTATAGCACTAGTTGAAGCCAAACTAATGAAAATCATGGCTATATATACTCCTGAAACCATCTTTTTATTGATAACCATTAGAACGCTAAATCCTGTAAGAACTGTCAAAACTAGCATTAATATTTTCTGCACCGTTCCATAAGAATACACGATTCCCATGTAAACTTCAGGTATTAACAACTTTGATATTTCAGGGAAACTACCCGTCCTAAGGTGACCACTAAATAAATGCACACCATACAAAGTAACTATGGGTACAAAGACAAATACTACCAAAGATACTATGGAAATAAACTTTACTGATTTATCTTTTTGATGAAGAAAGTTTACAACTATAGCCATTATAAGTGGAAGTACTACCATTAATGGGATCAAAGTACTATTGTTTAACATTTATTCGTCCCCCTCAAACATTTTTTGAACACTTAACGTGTGGTATTTATGATATAAAACGACTGCAAGTGCCAACATTACTGAAAGTGTAGATGCACCGATAACAATATTTGTTAGAACTAATGCAAAGGGGAGTGAGTATGAAGCATTGCTAGCAAATTCTCCAAACTCCAACAAATGTGAATAGTTTGATGGTGTGGCTGTGGCGTGGAAATGGTGCATAACTTCAGGAATAAATCCACCCGGCCTGTAACCAATACTAATTAAAACTAGATTGACCCCATCACCGATTAGATTTGCACCAATTATCTTTTTTAGGATATTATCCATCATTAAAAGTGCCCATAAACCCGTTACAACCAGTATTCCTGCTGTAAGGAATGAACCTACTTGAAATGGTTCCATTTATTCATCCCTCCCTTGTGTCGTTTTGTACAAAGCTACAATGAAAAGACCCGGCAGTAAAGCAGCACCTAAAATTGCTTGTACTGCAGCTACGTCTGTGGCAAGTAAGAAATGGAATATTGCCGCTAAAGAAAAACTTTCAAAAGCTAGAATAATAATGCTCTTGTAAAGATTTTCCTGGATTATTGCCATTAAGGCTGACAAAGCTACTGCAAATAATAATATATAATCAAACATAATCCTCTGCCTCCGTTAAATCTGCCCAAGAGATTGAATGAACTGCAAATGGCATTAGGAAAAAGTGCGCCAATGCGGCTAAAATTGCCACAGGGTTGCCAAGGAAGATAATAACAAGAATGCAAACAACATCCATAACGCCTAAAATATGAAGTCTTGCATATACTATGTTTTTTCTCTGTCCAAATCTAAAAAGACCTAAAGCGACACCTATTAATCCCATTCCTGCAATTAAATAGAAATAAGGGAGTATTAGTTCCATATAAGAATATACGTTCATTCTGCAATCCCTCCTCTGAAAAATCTTGAGATGATCAATGTTCCTACTGGGCCAAGTAGAAGTAAATAAATTGCGATATCAGAAAAGTAAGGAATTTCATACATTTTGCCTACGATCATAAAACCCGTAGCTACACCAATTTCAGCAGCACTTGCACCTGCAAGTGAATTACATACTCCTCTGAAAGTCGTAACTCTAAGGCCTGAAAGAATAGCAACGCCTAGCCCTATAAGCATAACATAAACATAGTAATCTTTAAGTTGAAGATAATGGCCGACAACTAAAATTATGGCTAAAATCAGTACCAATAAAATATTATTTTTGTTCATTTAATCCTCCACCATCTTTTTTATCCACCCCTCAAAAGGAATAACATCCTTTTGGCTTCTTGGGGAAATAACAGCTACAAGCAATTTCTGCTTTTCTGGAAAGATATCAATCGTTAGAGTTCCAGGGGTAAGGGTTATACTATTGGCAAGAATCGTCATAGATACAGGCCTCTTAAGAACTGTATCGATTTCCATTACGACAGGATCAATTTTACCATTAACACATTGAATAAAAACGTCTCTTGCTGAAACAATGATATAATATACCAATCCTATAAAATAGACAATACCCCAAAATGGTCTCATAGCTTTGCTCATTTTTACACCTTCAGGAATTTGAGTAAAAGGTTTATTTATAGTTTATAAATGTTTCGTCCATCGTTAATTGGCGATATAAATTCTAAAAATTAGAGCAATTGTTCCACATATGAACAATAAAAACCTTTAAATATAGCTTATAAAACGTGTTTTAAATAAGGCAGATGATTCTATTGGAAATTGAAGAAAAGTGGCAGAACATGTGGGAAGAAGCCAGAATTTTTTATTCTGATCCCAATAATAAGAAAAAATTTTTTGTAAACTTTCCTTACCCATACGTTAATGGATTCATGCATCTTGGCCATTCCTTTTCCCTGATGAGGGCAGAAGTTTTTGCCAGATACAAAAGAATGTGCGGATACAATGCCATATTCCCTTTTGGATTTCACGCTACTGGAACACCAATAGTTGCAGCTGCCGAGAGAGTAAAAGATGGAGAAAAGTCCCAGATTGATATCCTAGAAAAGATGGAGGTTCCAAAAGAGTTAATTCCAAAATTTTCTGATCCAGAATTTTGGGTTACTTATTTCCCAGAAGAATCAATTAAAGACCTAAAGCTTCTAGGCCTTTGTGTTGACTGGAGAAGAAGCTTCATAACAACATCACTTAATCCATATTACGATAAATTCATCAGGTGGCAATTCAACAAATTAAAAGAAAAGAACTTTGTTGTTAAAGGGGAACATCCAGTTACTTGGTGTCCAAAATGTAATAATCCAATTGGAGACCATGCAAGGCTTGAAGGGGAAGGTATTACTCCCGAAGAAATAATATTACTTAAATTCAAATTTGATGGAAAGGTGCTGCCTGCAGCCACATACAGAGTTGAAACTGTATTTGGTGTAACAAATATGTGGATGAATCCAGATGTAAAATATGTAGAAACAGAAGTTGACGGAGAAATCTGGATCATCTCTCCCGTTGCTGCAGAGAAACTAATTAATCAAAAACATAAAATTAAGATTATTAGAGAATTAGGCCCTAAAGAACTTATTGGAAAATCATGTAAAAATCCTTTGACTGGTGAAAACATACCAATTCTTCCTGCAACTTTTGTTTCCCCAGAAATAGGGACAGGTGTTGTAATGTCTGTTCCGTCACATGCCCCATACGACTATATTGCATTAAAAGATATACAGACTAATCCTTTAAAATATGGGGTTTCTGAAGAACTGGTAAAGAATATAAAGCCTATATCATTGATAGTTGTAGAAGATTTTGGTAAGAATCCGGCAATTGAGATCTCTGAAAAGATGGGAATTTCCTCACAAGAAGACGTTGATAAACTTGAAGAAGCAACTAATATCATCTATAAGAAAGAATTCCATCAGGGCATATTAAACGAGAGAACTGGAAAATATAAAGGCATAAAAGTTTCTGATGTAAAGAAAGTAATTGTTACTGAGTTTATTAATGATGGTGTTGCAACACTATTTCACGAACTCCCTGGAAAAGTAGTATGTAGATGCCTTACCCAAGGAGTAGTTAAAATAGTATCTGACCAGTGGTTTTTAGCATACGGAAGCCCAGAGTGGAAAGATCTGGCCAAGAAATGTCTAGCTCAGATGAACATTTATCCTGAAAAGGCTAGAAAACAGTTTGAGTACGTTCTTGACTGGTTAAAAGACTGGGCATGTACGAGAGAGTTTGGGCTTGGAACAAAACTCCCTTGGGATGAAAAGTGGGTTATCGAATCACTTTCAGACTCTACAATCTATATGGCATATTATACTTTGGCGAAGTATTTTGAAGATCCATCTTACAAAATTAATTCTGAGAAACTAGATGATTATTTCTTCGATTATATTTACTTGGATAAAGGCAACTTAGAAGAAGTCGCAACTAAAAGTGGATTATCGAAAGAGTTAATTTCTGATATGAAAAAGGAATTTGAGTATTGGTATCCTTTTGATTTCAGAAATAGTGGAAAGGATTTAATTCAAAATCATCTTTCATTCTGTATCTTTAATCATGCAGCAATCTTTCCAGAGAAGCTCTGGCCCAAGGGATTTGGAGTTAATGGCTGGGTTTTGGTAGATGGAGAAAAGATGAGTAAATCCAAAGGTAACTTCTATACAATAAAGCAAATTGTAAAGATGTATGGCGCTGATTCTGCAAGAATTACTTTAATGAATGGAGGAGAGGGACTAGATGACCCCAACTGGGACAGTGAATTTGCAAGGACCATTACAGATAAATTGAAAAATTGGCAGGATTTCTGTATTGAAAACTACGGAAAAGGTAGGACTGAAAAACTATATATAGATAGGTGGTTCTTATCTACTCTGGATAAAGCAATAAAAGAAACAACTGAAGCAATGGAAGATACCAATTTCAGGACAGCCCTTTCAAAAGGTTTCTTTGATTTACAGAGGGACCTTAAGTGGTATCTTAAAAGATGTCTTAACTCACCAAACAAAGAGGTCATTTCTGAAGTCATTAAAACTCAGACGCTCATGTTGACTCCTTTTACCCCTCACATATGTGAAGAAATTTGGGAAAAACTTGGTTTTGATCCATTTATTTCAAATGCTTCTTGGCCAGAATATAAAGAAGAGATGATTGATAAAGTTTCCGAAGAAAGTGAAAACTATATTGAAGAAGTCGTTAATGACATAAGAGAAATCATAAACGTTCTTTCTAGAGGAGAGCAGAAAAATTTAGAAAAAATTGAAGTTTTTACTGCAGAAAGCTGGAAGTGGGACCTTATCGAAGTCATTAAGAGTGAAGACAATATGGGAGAAGCAATTAAATCGGCAATGTCAAATGAAAATTTCAGAAAAAATGGAAAGGATGTAAATCTTATAATACAAAGATGTTTTAAGAATAGGTACTTCCCTGAAAGATTCGATGAGAAAGAAGTACTTAACGAAGCAAAGACATTCTTAGAAGAGGAATTCAAGGCCGAGATTAGAATAGATCCTCAAGAAGATCCTGGAAATGATAGAAAGAAATCCCTTCCAAGAAAACCCGGAATTCACATCTATTTTAAATAATTTTAAATTTAATAATAGAAATCAATTTAAAGCAGAAAATTATTTTAAATGCCAAGAGGGCGTTCTATGTTAGGAACTTTATTACAGCTTGTCATTTTATTTTTCGTAGTTATTGACCCTCTTGCAAGTTTCTTTGTTTTTTACGCTACGTCCTCCACAATGGTTCCTAAAGAAAGGCAAAAAACGGGGGTTTTGGCAATACTAATCGCCGTATTTTTATGCTTCCTAGTCCTTATTTTAGGTCAGCGTTTATTGGAACTTTTCAGCACCACTCTTGATGAGTTCAGAATAGCCGGAGGGATAGTACTCACCATCTTAGGAATAAAAATGGTTTTAGGAGAGCCTTTGGTAAATACTCATGACAAGAAAGAAAACTCTGCCAGAGCCTTAGCATCTATTATTGCAACTCCGCTAATAACAGGCCCTGCCACAATATTTACAATAATTATAGCAAGTAATGACTATGGAAAAGTTCTGACAGGGATTGCAGTAGGCATTGTTCTTTTAATTACAGTATTATTATTCCTTATGTCAAATAAAGTAAAAAAAGTATTGGGTGACACTGCGACTCAAGTTGCAACCACCATCCTAGGTCTTGTAACCCTATCTTGGGGAGTTAAATTCATAATTCTAGGTATAAAAAATATTTTCTAATAATTTAAAAAAGAATATTTGTTGCAACTAGAAATAAAATACTTACACTGGCAATATCCATTACACTCGTAAGTAAAGGTATTACAACATTGTCTGGGTCAATATTTGTTTTAATTGAGAAGTAGGTAAGATAGTATGAAGTCATCATACTGGCAAAGGAAGAGGCAATTGCAACAAGTATCGACACCTCCAAAATGACTAGAAAGTTCATTTGTGGTATATTAAGTAATGTCGACATGCCAAATGCTATTATGGCAAGTATTGGGAACAATATTATTGTAATTAAAAATGTATATGCGAACTCCTTTAATATTCTTAATTTTGGTAAAAAAGTAATCTCTGCTTGACCTAAGTGAAAACTAGTAGATATTCTAGCAGATAAAATACTACCAATGTTCCCATTCTCTGCATTGAAAAGAGGAGATAATACCAATAGTAGCGGGAATACTCCAATAAACTCTAAATTCTTATCAAGAAGGGATCCTGCAAGAGTGCTCAGAAAAGCACAAACGGCTAAAAATCCCATAGATTCTTTTAGTATTCTTTTTGCATAATAACTCTTCCTTACAGAAAATAGTGCCAATAAAACAATGATTAAACTAACCACAATACTAGAAACTAACATGAAGCCTTTGCTTAAGGAAAAAGATAGTATGCCTATTGCAAAAAGTGAGACAACATTTAGTATATCACCTATAGATGCAATCAGAGGGGAGGATACATTATCAGGATCAAGGCCCTTCTTAAAAGAAACAATTGCCACTAAAATGGTAGTTAAAATAAGGCCTATTGCCGCAATAAGAGAAGCAAATAAGGATATAAAAAACAGATGAATGAATCCTATTGTATCATTTCCAATAATAATGCCCCCAACCATTGCAAAAAAAGCAATAACTGTGGCCATAATAACTGTCTGTATAAGAGAAGAGTATACATTTTCTTTGATTAATTTTGACTCTGTTAGGCTAGGCGTTATTTCACCAGTATGTAAGCCTGTTGAAAGTCTCGACCCCATTGATGCATAGACATTGCCCCTCATATCTATTGCAGCAGGAAGCATCGTCAAAATTCCGGGCAGCAATATCAAGAAGTCTATCATTTTAGTGAGATAAATACCTGCAAATATATCTGCAAATGCGCAGATGATGAGGGCAAACATGCTCTGTTTAATTATGCTTGAGAAATCAGAAAGGTCTATTTTCGGGGGCCATGCTATACCTCTCTTTGGAGAAACCTTTACTGGAAAGGTCTTTTTCTTTCTCAACTACATGCACTCCCCTTTTAAATGCCAATTTATGGGCCAGAGATCCTATTAGTTCAGAACTATGATCCAATAAATCGTCTTCTTCCATTTTTCATCACTTAATTATAGCTTACCTTTTTTTAAAATACTTAAAAAGATTTCTGTAAAAATTTCTTTTGAGTATAAGAATAAGGTTTATAAATTTAGGCAGTGATTTCAATTTAATGAAGAGAATAAGGCCTTTTATCAAAAACAGCACTAAAGTTAGAGTTCTGACAAGATACCTGAACAACAACAAGGAAGTAAAGGAGTATATGGAAAAAGTCAATCCTGTCTTTTATGAGATTTCATTTCTTGACTGTTATGTCGAAAAAAGCATAAGTGAAGAAGTAAAAAAAACTTTGGAAGCATACGAAGGCCTTGAAATAACAACAGACGAAATTAAAGATAATAAATATACATTCTACATAGATAGCAAAGAAGGCGAACCAATCATATGGTTGAAAAATGAAGATCAAAGGATCAGATTTTCAAAGATACCTGTAGAGTTATCCTAGATGATATAAGATGAGTTCCAAGTTTTTAGGATCTGTAAGATTACATGCACCTTACCACCCTTCTATAGTCATTAAACTTGACAAATTAGAGTTCAGAGTTGATAGCCCATGTGGGGCAAAAAATGAAAATAAAGTATATCTTTTAACACATTTTCACTTTGATCACGTTAG
Proteins encoded:
- a CDS encoding energy conserving hydrogenase EhbF (hydrogenase possibly involved in anabolic CO2 assimilation) translates to MLNNSTLIPLMVVLPLIMAIVVNFLHQKDKSVKFISIVSLVVFVFVPIVTLYGVHLFSGHLRTGSFPEISKLLIPEVYMGIVYSYGTVQKILMLVLTVLTGFSVLMVINKKMVSGVYIAMIFISLASTSAIVLADDIFNFFVFTEVLVVAQVALVIAVQETKSFKAGFKYMIFGTISGASILLGIALLLGSYGLLNITDLSNAIKAGGALNPIGLSAAALLTLGWLYESGLFPFHIIKSNMYENAKPEISALLQVQSKIVLVAMAIILFRVFSGFALLKSVMLGFAIFTVVIGSVMALQQVELRKLLSFVAVSQAGLVGIGLGLGTTFGIAAGIFHAVNDVLSMAILFFVASFVYDKFKTTKLDELGEGLQVVPLVGFVMLLATLAISGVPPFNSYQSEWRLIQAATQAGAPELAILIILLSLATFVAIIKAFYMIFMKPGSKVEFDPEVRGNMFKAIIVVLILACLAIGLFPHMIYDPIYNFVVSLGV
- a CDS encoding cation:proton antiporter subunit C; amino-acid sequence: MEPFQVGSFLTAGILVVTGLWALLMMDNILKKIIGANLIGDGVNLVLISIGYRPGGFIPEVMHHFHATATPSNYSHLLEFGEFASNASYSLPFALVLTNIVIGASTLSVMLALAVVLYHKYHTLSVQKMFEGDE
- a CDS encoding DUF4040 domain-containing protein, coding for MFDYILLFAVALSALMAIIQENLYKSIIILAFESFSLAAIFHFLLATDVAAVQAILGAALLPGLFIVALYKTTQGRDE
- a CDS encoding cation:proton antiporter (subunit G of antiporter complex involved in resistance to high concentrations of Na+, K+, Li+ and/or alkali); translated protein: MNVYSYMELILPYFYLIAGMGLIGVALGLFRFGQRKNIVYARLHILGVMDVVCILVIIFLGNPVAILAALAHFFLMPFAVHSISWADLTEAEDYV
- a CDS encoding cation:proton antiporter (subunit E of antiporter complex involved in resistance to high concentrations of Na+, K+, Li+ and/or alkali), with the protein product MRPFWGIVYFIGLVYYIIVSARDVFIQCVNGKIDPVVMEIDTVLKRPVSMTILANSITLTPGTLTIDIFPEKQKLLVAVISPRSQKDVIPFEGWIKKMVED
- the leuS gene encoding leucine--tRNA ligase, with amino-acid sequence MILLEIEEKWQNMWEEARIFYSDPNNKKKFFVNFPYPYVNGFMHLGHSFSLMRAEVFARYKRMCGYNAIFPFGFHATGTPIVAAAERVKDGEKSQIDILEKMEVPKELIPKFSDPEFWVTYFPEESIKDLKLLGLCVDWRRSFITTSLNPYYDKFIRWQFNKLKEKNFVVKGEHPVTWCPKCNNPIGDHARLEGEGITPEEIILLKFKFDGKVLPAATYRVETVFGVTNMWMNPDVKYVETEVDGEIWIISPVAAEKLINQKHKIKIIRELGPKELIGKSCKNPLTGENIPILPATFVSPEIGTGVVMSVPSHAPYDYIALKDIQTNPLKYGVSEELVKNIKPISLIVVEDFGKNPAIEISEKMGISSQEDVDKLEEATNIIYKKEFHQGILNERTGKYKGIKVSDVKKVIVTEFINDGVATLFHELPGKVVCRCLTQGVVKIVSDQWFLAYGSPEWKDLAKKCLAQMNIYPEKARKQFEYVLDWLKDWACTREFGLGTKLPWDEKWVIESLSDSTIYMAYYTLAKYFEDPSYKINSEKLDDYFFDYIYLDKGNLEEVATKSGLSKELISDMKKEFEYWYPFDFRNSGKDLIQNHLSFCIFNHAAIFPEKLWPKGFGVNGWVLVDGEKMSKSKGNFYTIKQIVKMYGADSARITLMNGGEGLDDPNWDSEFARTITDKLKNWQDFCIENYGKGRTEKLYIDRWFLSTLDKAIKETTEAMEDTNFRTALSKGFFDLQRDLKWYLKRCLNSPNKEVISEVIKTQTLMLTPFTPHICEEIWEKLGFDPFISNASWPEYKEEMIDKVSEESENYIEEVVNDIREIINVLSRGEQKNLEKIEVFTAESWKWDLIEVIKSEDNMGEAIKSAMSNENFRKNGKDVNLIIQRCFKNRYFPERFDEKEVLNEAKTFLEEEFKAEIRIDPQEDPGNDRKKSLPRKPGIHIYFK
- a CDS encoding MarC family protein; amino-acid sequence: MLGTLLQLVILFFVVIDPLASFFVFYATSSTMVPKERQKTGVLAILIAVFLCFLVLILGQRLLELFSTTLDEFRIAGGIVLTILGIKMVLGEPLVNTHDKKENSARALASIIATPLITGPATIFTIIIASNDYGKVLTGIAVGIVLLITVLLFLMSNKVKKVLGDTATQVATTILGLVTLSWGVKFIILGIKNIF